The region TTGGTGAACCAAACTTTTTGTCCAGTACAACATTTCTCCCCTTTGGACCAAGGGTTATATTTACTGCACCTGCAAGCTTGTCTATCCCTCTCTGGATGGCACGCCTTGCATCCTCAGCATATGCAATCTGTTTTGCTGCCATTTTCTCTCCTCCTTTTATTTTGTTATTATCGCCAGCACATCATCCTCTTTAAGGATTAGCACATCCTCATTGTCAACCTTTATCTCTGTTCCTGAAAACCTGCTGAAAAGAACCTTATCTCCTACCTTAACATCTATGGGTCGGACCTCTCCCTTATCTGTTAATCTTCCCGGACCTATTGCTACAACCTTTCCCTGTTGAGGTTTTTCCTTTGCAGTATCAGGAAGGACAAGTCCTCCCTTTGTCTCATCTTCTGCCTCTAAAACCTTTACAACAATACGGTCTGCCAATGGTTTTATTGTCACCTTCTCACCTCCTTTTTATTTGATCTGTCATTCTGATATTGAGGGTCTCTGAAGGGCCCACTGCATTGGATATAGTAAGCCTCTAAAGACTCCCACTGTGTTAGACTTTCGAATTTTCTGCATAACTTAAAACCCTGCCCCCCTTACAACACACCCCACTACTAATTATTAGCAGTTAAGGCTATCAACTGCTAAATATTCTATCTTTTATTCCACTCATATACAAATGTCAAAAAACACCATTTTAAGGTTTTTAAAGCAGTATTGAGGAATTTTGGAGGGTATAGCCACAATAATATCTTAAAATCTTGCTTTTTCTAATAATTTCTTAACAGAATAAAAAATTCCAATCAGTGTAATGTTTTTTATCCTCTTTTCGTTTTTTAAAAACCCCTTTGGAACAAGGCCTGCATCACCGCCTGATATAATAACAGGTGAATGTTTTCCAATCTTTTTTCTTTGCTTTGAAACTACGCAGGACATCCCGGAAAGAACAGAAAAAAATATGCCCGAAGATACGCATTTTACTGTTGACCTTCCGATGGGTTCAATCTTTTTTGTAAAATTTACTTTCCCAATTCCGGATGTCCATTCTTCAAGACTTTTTTTCATAATCTCAAATCCTGGCATTATAACACCGCCTAAGTATATACCTTTATTATTCACCGCATCTATTGTTATTGCAGTACCTAAATTTATTGTAATAACACTTTTTTGAAACATACACCATGCCGCATAAGAAGAAGAAAGCCTGTCTATGCCTACCTTGCCTTTTTCATAAAAACTTTTCATAGGAATATCAGCATTTTTTCCAAACCAGAAAAGATTATGTTTTTTACAAAATATATTTAGTTTTGGAAACAGATTTTTTGCCAGATCAGGAACAACACTCACAAGCCCGATGTTCACCCCGCATCTTGCGTTGAAAGACGGGGTGCGAAGGAAGGGGTTTAATATTAAAGATGGGGCTTTTCTTAAATCAGATGTCA is a window of bacterium Unc6 DNA encoding:
- a CDS encoding co-chaperone GroES, with product MTIKPLADRIVVKVLEAEDETKGGLVLPDTAKEKPQQGKVVAIGPGRLTDKGEVRPIDVKVGDKVLFSRFSGTEIKVDNEDVLILKEDDVLAIITK